Sequence from the Amycolatopsis sp. NBC_00345 genome:
GACTGACGCATGTTGGTCAGCTTCTTCTCCTTGGTGATGTTGATGTCGAGGTCCTCGAAGCGCGGGTTCTCGCCCACGACCATGCCCTCGTACACGTCGGCGCCCGGCTCCACGAAGAAGGTGCCGCGGTCGGCCAGCTGGATCATCGCGTACGCGGTGACCGGGCCGGTGCGGTCGGCGACCAGCGAGCCGCTGTGACGGGTGCGGATCTCGCCCGCCCACGGGAAGTAGCCCTCGAACACGTGGTTCGCGATGCCGGTGCCGCGGGTCTCGGTGAGGAAGTCGGTGCGGAAGCCGATCAGGCCGCGGGCCGGCAGCACGTAGTCGAGCTTGAGCCGGCCGGAGCCGTGCCCGCCCATGTGCTCCATGCGGCCCTTGCGCGAGGCCAGCAGCTGGGTGATCGCGCCGAGGTGCTCCTCCGGCGAGTCGATCGACAGGCGCTCGAACGGCTCGTGCACCTTGCCGTCGATGATCCGGGTGACCACCTGCGGCTTGCCGACGGTCAGCTCGAAGCCCTCGCGGCGCATCTGCTCGACCAGGATCGCCAGCGCCAGCTCGCCACGGCCCTGGACCTCCCAGGTGTCGGGGCGCTCGGTCGGGATCACCCGGATCGAGACGTTACCGATCAGCTCCTGGTCCAGGCGGGCCTTGACCAGCCGCGCGGTGACCTTGTCGCCGCCGTTGCGCCCGGCCAGCGGCGAGGTGTTGACGCCGATGGTCATCGAGATGGCGGGCTGGTCGACGGTGATCCGGGGCAGCGCCACCGGGTTCTCCAGGTCGGCCAGGGTGTCGCCGATGGTGATGTCCGGGATGCCCGCGATGGCGACGAGCTCGCCCGCGCTGGCCTCGGTCGCCGGGACGCGGGTGAGCGCCTCGGTGACCAGCAGCTCGGAGATGCGCACGTTCTGCACCGTGCCGTCCTCGCGCATCCAGGCCACGGTCTGGCCCTTGCGCAGCTTGCCGGCGTGGATGCGGATCAGCGCGATGCGGCCGAGGAAGTTGGACGCGTCGAGGTTGGTGACCAGCGCCTGCAGCGGCGCGTCGAGGTCCGCGGCGGGCGGCGGGACGTGGCGGAGCAGGGTGTCGAACAGCGGGTCGAGGTTCTCGCTGTCGGGCACCTCGCCGTCGGCGGGCTG
This genomic interval carries:
- the typA gene encoding translational GTPase TypA, translated to MPAASATAVEPGRASGKTRPDLRNVAIVAHVDHGKTTLVDAMLRQSGAFAERAEMVDRVMDSGELEREKGITILAKNTSIHRQTPEGRVTINVIDTPGHADFGGEVERGLAMVDGVVLLVDASEGPLPQTRFVLRKTLEAGLPVILVVNKTDRPDARISEVVEETHDLLLELASDIEDADHDAILDLPVVYASARAGKAGLEQPADGEVPDSENLDPLFDTLLRHVPPPAADLDAPLQALVTNLDASNFLGRIALIRIHAGKLRKGQTVAWMREDGTVQNVRISELLVTEALTRVPATEASAGELVAIAGIPDITIGDTLADLENPVALPRITVDQPAISMTIGVNTSPLAGRNGGDKVTARLVKARLDQELIGNVSIRVIPTERPDTWEVQGRGELALAILVEQMRREGFELTVGKPQVVTRIIDGKVHEPFERLSIDSPEEHLGAITQLLASRKGRMEHMGGHGSGRLKLDYVLPARGLIGFRTDFLTETRGTGIANHVFEGYFPWAGEIRTRHSGSLVADRTGPVTAYAMIQLADRGTFFVEPGADVYEGMVVGENPRFEDLDINITKEKKLTNMRQSSADVMETLARPRKMGLEEALEFCSVDECVEVAPEVVRVRKVTLEITTRAKERSRAKSRDQG